The Radiobacillus deserti genomic interval AAAAGCACTAATGCAAGAGCAGTCCGGACACCGGACATTCCAAGGCTTAATCCAACAGAAAAGCTATCTAAGCTTACACTTAATGCAAATATAGCTAATCCAAACCCTACGGGGCTTAATAACTGTTTATCTTCATGGTTAAAGGAGGAAAGAATCATTTGCACTCCTATTGTTATTAAGAGGAGTCCTCCTCCAATGATGGCAAATCCTTCAATTTTGGTCGAAATATATTGACCAATCAGAATACCTAAAAACGGCATAGCGATATGGAAGAATCCTACCGTAATCCCAATGATAGCAATTCGCTTTAGGCGCAATAACTGCATCCCCATCCCTAAGCCTACGGAAAATGCATCCATGCCTAATGCAATAGCCATAAAGCATAGGGAAAAAAATTCCGCGATCTGCAACTCTGGCATACTGCCAACCCCTCTCTGGACATGCTAGTTAACTATATGCGAGAGAGGATTTGATTATGCTTGTCTTCCCTTTCTTCCATGGAGAGGGAAGGTCTAAATTTGCTTCGTAGCCGCTTTGGTTAGCCGATTCATGATTGCGTATCCTACCCCTTCATTCGGGAAGGCTTCACAAAGAATTAAATCATACTCTTGTTCTTTATAGTAACGGAGTGCATCATACAAATGACGGGCCACTTCCTCAAGATCAAATCGTGAGCCTACAACTTTCATATCCGTCGCATCCAGTTGAGCTGCATATTCTTTGCTGACGATGACAGCTAGCTTATGACCTTTCTGCTCATACTTTTTAATATGCTCCTGCATGACATGGACATCTCCGTTTACTAAAAATAACGGAACTTCAGGGGCATAGTGAGTATATTTCATTCCTGGCGATTTAGGTTTATGTAATTCGTCCGCTAATCCAGGATCCATCATGACCGGACCAATTACTTTCTCGATCTCTTCTTTTGTAATTCCACCTGGTCGAAGAATAACTGGAATCTCTGCAGTACAGTCAATTACCGTTGACTCTACTCCGACAGAAGTCGGACCACCATCTAACAGTCCGGCGATTCTACCATTCAAATCTTCATATACATGATTGGCAGTCGTCGGACTAGGTTTGCCGGAACGATTCGCACTAGGTGCTGCTAGTGGAAGATTACACGCTTCCAGCAAGGCAAGTGCAATAGGGTGATTTGGAATTCTTATCCCCACTGTGGATAACCCTGCCGTAACATTTTTCGCTAAGGTTTGGTTGCTTTCTAATATTAACGTAATGGGACCTGGTGTAAAGTGGTCGAGTAATAAATCGGCGACTTCTGGGATTTCCTGTACATACTTTTCCAATTGCTCACGTGTCGCAACATGTGCAATTAAAGGGTTATCAGATGGTCTTCCTTTCGCTTCAAAAATCTTTGATACTGCCTCTGGATTGCACGCATCTGCCCCTAACCCATAAACGGTTTCGGTAGGGAAAGCGACTACTTCTCCCTTTTTTATAAGTTCACTCGCTTGTTGAATATGTTTCAAATCCTGTGGATTAGTTATCTTCCAATATTGTGTTTCGGTCACCATACCATTCTCCTATCTTTCCTATCAACACGATATCCACATTATGAAAGCTTGTGGATTTTTTCGCAAGTAACTTGAAGGAATGAACGTATATTTAGACGGTTAATGAAAAATCAAATCAAAAAATCCTCCCTTTTTTTCAGGAAGGACTTATCTATCCACATTCATTCACAAGTTATCAACAACAGTTATACACACCTGTGCATAACCGTTTTATTTCACTTCAATCATCCACCAATTACCTTGGTCTTTTAATAGCTCTTGTGCGAAGGCTGGTGTATCTACTTGTGTAAAATGGATCATGTCTAATAATGTATCCAGTGTTGTTTGGTGACTATACACAAAGAGAAAATCCCCCTCTTTATCTTTGGCTAGTGCAATGGCAGATTCCATAATAGCCAACGGAAAAGTAGCAGGAACCCCTTCCTTCATGTACAGACTTTTCAACCATAAACCGTTCCTTTTAACGGGAGAAAGGGCAAAATAGGCTTTATAGCTTCCTTCATACTCTACTAAGTATCCATATTGTTTCAGTGACTCTTTTTCTTCAAAATCATTCCACTTATCTGCAAAGAAATCCTGTAATACTTTTTCTTCCAAATCTGCTGTATGGATAAACTTCACGGACTCCACTCCCTATCTTTTCTATGACTACCACTAGTTCTGTACTCTATATTATGAAATTGATAGGGTGTAATATGCTAGATTTCTCAATATATTCTTAAAAACCGAGCCATTCCAATAAGAAGAACTTCACTTCTACTTCTTCTTCCTCTTCGGACGCTGTTTCTGTTTCTTTTCTTTCTTTTGTTGCTTTTGTTTCTTTCGACTCTTTCCCTTCGTCTTTCTGCTCTGGTTCCGCTACACTAGTACCATTAGAAAAATCTAAGAAACATAGTGGTGGAAACAATACACACCACCAGTTCGCACCTTTTCCTTCCCCAAGCGTAATCAGAATTGCTTCATACTTACCTGCCGGATACACATAAGATCCATATACCTTCGTCGGAAACTTTACACCCTTTCCGTAGCGAACACGATACGGTTGATCACTGTTATGTTCCTCTAGCGTATTTGCCACAAGTTTCTCTATTTCTGGTAGATTATCTTGAATAAGCAATCTCGCTTCTTCTATATCAGACATGTCTTGGACCCACTCATTGATTTGAGCATTCACTTTATCTCTTACTCTTCGTTTCAATTGTTGGTCTGCCTCTTTATCACTGTTCGCAAGAATACGAAGTCGAATCGCCTCATCTGGTATCACTTGATAATTTTTCTCTTGTGCATGCTGGTCAGCTTCTTGTTCTGCTTTTAAATTCTGTTGTCCTGGAAATGCTCCTAATAAAAGAAATAATGATAACAAGATAAATAATTGCTTTTTCATGTTTCCTGCCCCTTTCTTCTTCCCTGTTACAAACAGTATGGGCAGGTTATCAATCTTTTAAACTTGTAATCTATTATTTTTTGTTTTCATGTTCACCCATAGCCAAGTAAAGTTACTAGCGCTCGTAAATTTGGGCAAATACCAGTCGTTCTTTCCCATTTATGTCTTTCCGGATTTCTACGGTGCTATCCGGAAACGTATTCCTAATTAGGGATTGAACATCTTCCCCTTGATCATGTCCAATTTCAAATGCAATCCACCCGTTTTCATCTAATACTTCCTTCGCTTGGCTCAAGATCTCTTGATAAGCTGCCAGCCCCTTTCTTTCTGCAAACAGAGCGAGAGAAGGGTCAAAGTTTTTGACCGTATCAG includes:
- a CDS encoding manganese efflux pump MntP, with amino-acid sequence MPELQIAEFFSLCFMAIALGMDAFSVGLGMGMQLLRLKRIAIIGITVGFFHIAMPFLGILIGQYISTKIEGFAIIGGGLLLITIGVQMILSSFNHEDKQLLSPVGFGLAIFALSVSLDSFSVGLSLGMSGVRTALALVLFGFFSMLLTWTGLLLGRKARGLLGIYSELLGGSILCAFGLRIIFG
- the spoIIR gene encoding stage II sporulation protein R, which produces MKKQLFILLSLFLLLGAFPGQQNLKAEQEADQHAQEKNYQVIPDEAIRLRILANSDKEADQQLKRRVRDKVNAQINEWVQDMSDIEEARLLIQDNLPEIEKLVANTLEEHNSDQPYRVRYGKGVKFPTKVYGSYVYPAGKYEAILITLGEGKGANWWCVLFPPLCFLDFSNGTSVAEPEQKDEGKESKETKATKERKETETASEEEEEVEVKFFLLEWLGF
- a CDS encoding L-threonylcarbamoyladenylate synthase, with the protein product MVTETQYWKITNPQDLKHIQQASELIKKGEVVAFPTETVYGLGADACNPEAVSKIFEAKGRPSDNPLIAHVATREQLEKYVQEIPEVADLLLDHFTPGPITLILESNQTLAKNVTAGLSTVGIRIPNHPIALALLEACNLPLAAPSANRSGKPSPTTANHVYEDLNGRIAGLLDGGPTSVGVESTVIDCTAEIPVILRPGGITKEEIEKVIGPVMMDPGLADELHKPKSPGMKYTHYAPEVPLFLVNGDVHVMQEHIKKYEQKGHKLAVIVSKEYAAQLDATDMKVVGSRFDLEEVARHLYDALRYYKEQEYDLILCEAFPNEGVGYAIMNRLTKAATKQI